One region of Tachysurus fulvidraco isolate hzauxx_2018 chromosome 9, HZAU_PFXX_2.0, whole genome shotgun sequence genomic DNA includes:
- the paqr3a gene encoding progestin and adipoQ receptor family member 3a yields MPSAKVLKNTQYIELGSYQYWPVLVPRGIRLYTYEQVPGFLRENPYITDGYRAYLTSRLCIKSLFILSNETVNIWSHLLGFFLFFSLGVYDMVAVLPMVGASREDYVIYSISLFCYQVCMLCSVGFHLFCCHRSEKNSRRWMALDYAGVSIGTLGCYVPGVFYAFYCNNYWRQVYLVMVLAMTLGEFFAQIHPLYLTKKWQKLRSTIFCSVVAYGLIPTIHWIWLSGGFSSEIVQDFIPRVLIMYLLAVVAFIFYVSKVPERYFPGQMNYVGSSHQIWHVLVVLMFYWWHQSALFITNYRHMHPCPVYLQHA; encoded by the exons ATGCCTTCAGCGAAAGTGCTGAAGAATACCCAGTACATAGAGCTGGGTAGTTATCAGTACTGGCCTGTCCTTGTGCCCAGAGGAATCAGACTGTACACTTATGAGCAAGTACCAGGATTTCTGAGGGAAAATCCGTACATCACTGACGGCTACAGAGCTTATCTCACCTCTAGGTTGTGTATTAAAAG TCTTTTCATCCTTTCCAATGAGACTGTGAACATCTGGAGTCACCTGCTTGGGTTTTTCCTGTTCTTCTCCCTGGGAGTGTATGATATGGTAGCTGTGCTGCCTATGGTCGGAGCCTCCAGAGAGGATTACGTCATCTACTCTATAAGCCTCTTCTGCTACCAg GTGTGCATGCTGTGCTCAGTGGGATTTCACCTGTTCTGCTGTCATCGCTCGGAAAAAAACAGCCGGCGCTGGATGGCACTGGATTACGCAGGGGTTTCTATCGGAACGTTGGGCTGCTACGTTCCAGGTGTCTTCTACGCTTTCTACTGCAATAAC TACTGGCGGCAGGTGTATTTGGTTATGGTCCTGGCTATGACACTAGGAGAGTTTTTTGCTCAGATACACCCCCTTTACTTGACAAAGAAGTGGCAGAAGCTACGTTCTACCATCTTCTGCTCCGTAGTGGCCTACGGCCTCATCCCTACCATCCACTGGATCTGGCTTAGTGGAGGTTTCAGCTCAGAAATAGTGCAG gattTTATTCCCAGAGTGCTTATAATGTATCTGCTTGCTGTAGTTGCCTTCATCTTTTATGTCTCTAAAGTTCCTGAGCGCTACTTTCCAG GTCAGATGAACTACGTCGGCTCCAGCCACCAGATCTGGCACGTATTGGTGGTGCTCATGTTTTACTGGTGGCATCAGTCTGCACTGTTTATCACTAACTACAGACACATGCACCCCTGCCCTGTCTACCTCCAGCATGCTTAG